The Salvelinus alpinus chromosome 25, SLU_Salpinus.1, whole genome shotgun sequence genomic sequence CGTCGGGGATGGAAACACCGCTGtgactcctccctccaccccatgGAGCATGGCTGCTGCCTCAGTGAGGCTGAGGCCATCAAAACCAAGCAGCACTCATGGCCTGAGTAGGACTCCTTCACAGAGAACACCCCGGAACGGCCATTTTAGGAGGAGGTGGATGGTCAAACGCATGACCTCAGATCTGACGGTCAGCCTGCAGCAGAAGTTGACGGTGTCAGGAGTGGATAGCGAGTGGGGTGGGAACCACAGGTCGTCCAAAAAGAAATGTCTGTCCAGGCTGAAGAAGGGTCTGGAGGCTGGGTGGGAGTGGAAGGGGACAGGGAGGCTGATGCAGTGGGTCTCAGGGTAGAGGAGTGCTGGACGGATAAGATCCCACTGGTCCGAGAGTCCAAGGAGCAATGAGAGGCTTGTGATGAGAACATGTCTGAAGGAAAATGTCCTAAACATTATGCATATACCTAAACATCACTTTCATTTTATTTGTGTGTGAGAAAATATCTATTTGGGCAAAACAATAATATAACATCCTATAGGATAGAATATTTTAGGATACTGAAATGGTCTTACCTTTTACATGAAGAGGTTTCATTTAGCATTTCCTAAATATTACATCATGTTTACAACCTTTGCAATATTTACAACATATCCATTGTAaaatatgttattgttagcctTTGTTGACACAGACCAAGTCAAACTGCAAATTACCCCTAAATATCACATGCTCCATTTACCCTTTATGTGGTGAAGTTACTGAGGCAGTTTGGCCCGTAATATAAAAGTCATGGGCATAACTATTATCTGACAGAGGCAATTAAACACGCCGACATTTAAAATGATCTATAGTGCCTGTCTTCATCTAGTTGTCAATATTCAATGTGGCCCCATCTAAAACAAAAAGTGTATCACGTTGATACCTCTGCACCTTTAAGTATTCAATTGACATTAAAAATGAATGACATTCCCCTCTCatgctcatctcctctctctctggggtgatCAGTCGGGAGGGGTCACTGATTCTTTGGCTACAAGGCATCACTTAGCTCATTACTTTGTTGGGAGAAATATTGTCACAAATGAATGCCACTTGGTGAGGTATTGATTGGTTTCAAAATTCATTTCTATCTTATTCTTGATAATTGAAGTTATAGTTGCCCTGAGTTCAACTGACTGCATTCCAATGCATTTATTTGTTCAAAATGAGATATACAACTTTCTATAAGTGACATTGGAACCAATCAATTACCATGCTGTCATATTAATTATAATAATGGGTTTACTAAATAGGCTTATACAGTCCTGCCTGGCCACTGTAGGCCTGAGGCAGAGGTCAACATTTTTACATAAATGATCAAGCCTGACCTCTGATACCCTCAACAGAGAGGAGATCATCAGTGTCAGTATACTACACTAGTACAAAAATAGAAAGTTGGACCATGGCGCAATAGGCTAGTCCCATATAAGTGCATGGTGCTGCCTGTGTGTAAATCTGGTTGGTCTCTTTCCTCCCATGTCCGACCCACTGCTAGACACCTGCCTCCACTGGGTATTCCCCTTGATGATCTCATTATCTGTTGGCTATAAAAAATAGGGAGAAGACGTCTGTGGTAACCAATAATAGGGATACAGAGGGCTTTACATCTTCTGGTTTAATTTGTGCTGACCTCTCAATGGTACTTGTTTTCTTACTTTATGGAAAAATCAATAACCGTTCTGACAGAAAACAGCTCCGAAGAAGAAATAAATGGGAACACCGTGGCACACTGTCAATCATTTCTCACTTACACAACAGCACGCTGCTGATTGCTGCTCAGTAGACTGCCGCTCTGTACTGAGGACTGAACAATCTCTGGGTTAAGTCCTACTGAAGCCCAAAGAGATGGAAAAATGGTATCAAGTAATGGAGGGTTGACAGTGGTACATCAGCCATATTTAGACATCAGGACATCCTAAGATACATCTGATGTTTTAGAGTTAAAGACACTTTAGAGTGTCTTAAAGTGTCTTTTAACCTTTTAGGTTTCAGTGGTCTCTCTCTGTTCGTTCCATTAACCTCTTCATATTCTGTGTTTGATCTCAGAAACTTCCCTTGCCTCAAGGTCACAGCTCATGCAGTATGTGCCCAGACCAGAGCCTGCTTTTAGCCAACCAAGTGCATGGGTAGCAGATGTTGGCAGCTCCAGCTGGGCTCCACATCCTTGATTAGAGTAGCATTGGCCTACTGGCAGGATGGCCACCTGGTGCCCAGTCTGGCCCAGAGAGCAGGCCTCACCTGTAGGTGgaggcacacagagacacagccaCTGTCTCCAGCTGTGGTGGTGGTACTGTTGGTGGACAACCTTGTCACCGGAAAAACACAAGCCATTGGCGTGCATTTGTCACGCTCCACTccatcattttgtaatttggatttttttcaaaactctacgaGGAGATTTGGTTTAGAGCTGTATTCCATTTGCTGAAGTTCATTTTCAGAAATCTCTGAGACTAATCCAATTACAGGAGCTCAGGGAGGGTGGGATAACCTTATAATCAGACGCCTATGGAAGAGGGCATGGATTTGGGCTGGGGCGGCTTGTTTGAAGAGCCTACAGATCCATTGTTATCAGCGCTTtgcccccctctgtctctgtctctttattccGCTGCTGAATGGGCCCAGGCTCAATAAATGGCGGCCGACTCGTAATCTCTGAGCAAACTAGCCTGCTTCTCCCAGGAGTCAGGGATTATATCCTATTGGATAGTGTGTTTTTGCTTCATGGAAAAGAAGGGAGCTTTTGTTCCACACTGGAATGCAGTTTTCATGTCTTATAACATGTAACTGTCCTTGTATTAATTGAGTGCCACCATGGTTGTAGGGAACATCAGTGTGAAGACTTATTTAGTGACATGATGCCTGATGCAAAGTATGTGATGGTACTTCTCTGGGATGAAGAAATGGAAGGTGAGTGTTTTTGATGAACGTTACCTGTAGTTGATACTAACACAGGGATGATCCCTTTTCTCGTAAGTGCATGTAAAACAGACTAAGTTTGACTAAAATGTTAGTTAACTTTTCCTGACAAAGGTCAtgggagatgaaagagagaggtgtTTCCCAACTGGTCTCAAGAAAAATGGCAGCCTCAATTATTCATGGTCATTAAATAGATAGCACTTAATGGAAATGGTTTCACATTGGCTCAGGGCTGCTCCCAGCGACATCACGTTAGACCTTTAATATGGATAAATACTTAATGTGTGGCTCTAATTCATTGTTTATACCTGTGATCTTTTTCAAACTTTGCACCAAATCCCCCTATAGGAAGCAAACACATTTTCAACTCAGAAATGGAAGAAGCTGTTGTATCGCTGCCATCTGTGAGCCATACCTTCTTTGTGGTGGAGCACTTTTGTACATGTTCTGCTATTAACACGTTACACTCCTACCCGTATACATGTTGAAAATTGCATATTTGGGCACTGATAAGCGCCTAAATTGGAACGGAGGTACAATAACATGCTATAAATGATGTCAGAGCTCAGACTCTTCCCTTCACGgtgctgtatgggttttgactgacgaCAGCCGTTCTGAGAAGTTGCCCTAAACCCTCctgctaattgggcaacttttgtaaatgttttgttttctgattgagggaaatgctgtaaattaagaagACTCAAAGTATTTTTAAAGATGAGACGTTGatgattataataaatactgctTTGAAGTCTTACAAGCAAGCCaagagtccaaatgtgcacttcacatttccatatcataaaactcttgtcatatacagtgtcaacatttatgatcactatgtttgatttttatttattttatttcacctttatttaaccaggtaggccagtcgagaacaagttctcatttacaactgcgacctggccaagataaagcaaagcagtgcgacaaaaacaacaacacagagttacacataaataaaggtacagttgatgtacagttacaagatgacatggcatcccaacctgggttgttctgaacagaatgagcctatggtTGTCTATCATGAAGAAGATTTTCCACTGAACACGCACCTGATGGACGCATGACTCTTTTGTGTGTGCACCTACAATCCGTTTCGCTGAACTGACCTGTGAAAGCTTAACACTGTAAGATCGTATTTTCTcatttagctagtcatgttgacaATAGAACGcactttcaaatgatgcccacctgacccagattgtgatttaAAATGGTGTGTTTTTTGATTgcctaaacaacaacagtaattgtgtgattgcagggatgcagggctgtgttccaaacaaaacaactagtTGTGCAcactggagaggtgtgtggccacttagagacaccagttagtcatcTCACTCAAACACTTGTCATTTCTTTGTTTTATgctgcacctaccccacattttccatGAATATTtgtatcatgttactgaatgtatccagagtattttcacatTTCGTTATCCACAAATGCGGCAAAAAGTATAGTAAAATTAAAATGCGCATAAAATCGACAGcttaatgtttggattcagtcatGTCAGGtaaactgttgtgtcctcaataTTGGTCTAATAATGTTCCTATAATCTCCAAACTTTTCCCTTTCAATTGGTACTCTGCTTATGTAAATGCATTGGAATGCATTTCATATTCTGTATGAATCATTTAAATGTAgctctatccatataggccaTTCCCATGAGTGTAAAGGTTTAAGGAGAAAGAGTATTGGGAGCCAGATTAAGAGTATACTGTACATCAGTGATGGGGGAAATATCGACACAGTTACATATCGAGATATTATTTTGAACGATATAACGTTATATTGTTGTTTACAATATTGCAATATTTTTACGCTAGTCAATCAAATTtcgatcaatcaaatgtatttataaagcacttcttacatcagctgatgtcacaaagtgctgtacagaaacccagcctaaaaccccaaacagcaagcaatgcaggtgtagaatcaCAGTGgcgaggaaaaactccctagaaagccaggacctaggaagaaacctagagaggaaccaggctagattataacagaacatggccaagatgttcatagatgaccagcagggtcaaataataataatcacagtggttgtcgagggtgcaacaggtcagcacctcaggagtaaatgtcagttggcttttcatagccgatcattcagagtatctctaccactcctgctgtctctagagagttgaaaacagcaggtctgagacaggtagcacgtctggtgaacaggtcagggttcatagccgcaggcagaacagttgaaactggagcagcagcacggccaggtggactggggacagcaaggagtcatcaggccaggtagacctggtcctaggactcaggtcctccgagagagagaaagaaagagagaaaaatagagagaattagagagagcatacttaaattcacacaggacaccggataagacaggataaatactacAGATAtatcagactgaccctagccccccgacacataaactactgcagcataaatacttgaggctgagacaggaggggtcgggagacactgtggccccatccgacgatacccccggacagggccaacaggcaggatataaccccacccactttgccaaagcacagcccccacaccactagagggatatcttcaaccaccaacttactatcctgagacaaggccgaggatagcccacaaagatctccgccacggcacaacccaaggggtaGTCAGTTGTAGCTGCACTAATACTAAAGTATTACTATAgcctgttctccatcttctttttaaatatttagccaatttgttttcagcacttttattttcatgactgatcaaaacttgttttctcatggctctcttgttcctctgcagcagacatacggTGAGCATtgtgtttggaacatcgaatcccAATCGTGAGAATCACAAAATATATTGTATCGGCACCTACGTATCGTGATACTATcttatcgtgaggtccctggcaattcctgGCCCTATTATACATATGTAAACTGTACTCAGAATATTCTCCTTAAGACCAGAATATTTATATATTAGACAGTCCCTCCATGATTCTGTGATCCAATTTGTTTTGCAAAATCAACAATTCTCCGTAAATGTCACCAATCACTGCACTATTTAAGCATTAAACAGTCAAATCATCGTAATATTATTACAAAAATCAGGCATGTGTCATTTTAACCCGCACATATAAAGAAAATCAGAGGGAAATCCTGGACAGACAAtaaagagccagagagagagagaatagaaaaGCTGTGGGTCAAGTAGCAATAGTCCTGAAAGGGCCATTAGTGCTTATTATAGGGGCTGCTGCATATAGCGAGGAGGACGCATGGTGAGGAGATATGCCCTCTACTGCTGTTGAACAGAAAGCAGTGTGCTCCAGATGCTCAGCCGTGTGTCCAGAGGTTGAGGACAGCTGAGGAGAGGCCTGGGGAACCAGGGTCTGGGGAAGGTGgtggggaggtagggagggatggtCCAGGAATGCTTGGTTAGGCCAAATGACTTCCACATTCCCTGGAGAGGCCTGGTCCCTCTCACATCTGCTTCTTGGGTGTGTGGGGAGATGGTGCTGGACCATCTGGCAGCAGCCTAGTCTGAGCCTGCAGTCACCCCCACGCCTGTGCAATATGGCAAAGAACCATACCAGCGTGTATCTGACCCCGccggtctctctccctcatcaccAAGGTCAACGCTGATCACCACAAAGCAAAATGCAACGCAAACAAGACCGTCAGACTTCCTCTGACCCAATGGACAAAAAGCCTCAAAGGACAGAGCTTGGACATTTGTGTTACAATTGCCACTTGGCATGCTGTGAGATAATTTAAGACATTTCAAAATCAGTGACTTTATTCCATCCATGGCAGTTTAAATCTAAGGATCTAAAAAACGAAATATGTAATTTTAGCACAATACAGAGATATTAATTCTTAAAATTCACCTTTTGTCAAACAGAACACAGTTCTACATGAACTGCATCAATGTCCACTTCATTAAGACGATCATTGTAAAAACAATTGGTGTAAAACAAATAGGTCTATGGAGCTTTTAGTCATGTGTGACCTTGGTGGCTCTATCTCTCAGCTCAAAGGTGGCAGAGGTGTGACAGAGGCATAGAGACCCGGGGTAGGGGCCCGTGgcagaggggggtggagggatgaCACGGGGGCCGCCAGGGGGCATGGAGAGGGCCAGCCATGGAGTAGCCTGGGCTGGAGCAGCCTTCACAGCAAATGCTGGCCAGTTGTTGTCCGCAGGTCCTGCTCACAGACGGAGGGGAATGCAGGGGAATCTGCCACGCTCATGTCATCCTCCAGAACGCAGCACAGATTAGATTGGAGCTGACAGCGGAGGATATTCAATTAGATTGTGCATGTCACTCAGTGGTTTGGATCAGAGTCCTTCCCCATGCCTTGTGGGGAGTGCCCAGTGGGTAGAGCTCCCCTTGTCTTTTTTGTCATTTTATATTTATGTCGAACCTAGCTAGGGAATTATTTTATTGAATGTTAATTTTGAAATGATTCATCACAACTTAATTCATTTTTCTTGTTACACATGAGTATTGTCGCTACATAAAGACTGCTTTCTAATTTCAACATGAAATGCATACTGGCAATGATATTATTCTTCCTCTTTTGTAATGATTCTGGCCTATTCACTAATGATGAGGGAAGACAAGGTATTTATGTAATATTATTATTCTGTGGCATTTACATGGAGTATACCCCCTTTTCCCTTAGaccagcctcaatttgtcagggcatggactctacaaggtgttgaaagcgttccacagggatgctggcccatgttgactccaatgcttcccacagttgtgtgaagttggctggatgtcctttggttggtggaccattcttgatacacacgggaaactgttgcagttcttgacataaactggtgtgcctggcacctactaccgtaccccgttcaaaggaacttaaatcttttgtctcaaggcttaaaattccttatttaacctgtctcctccccttcatctacactgacttgaagtggatttaacaagtgacatcaataaggatcatagctttcacctggtcagtctatgtcatggaaagagcaggtgttcttaatgttttatactCTCAGTGTACATAACAGGTATGTATGTGcaaattaaataaaatacaacTATAGTAATGTAGTAAAATGCAAACAAAAAGCATGTAATAAGCCTTTTAATTCTAGCATTACCAGTTGGTTAAAAGGATGGAGATATGCCTTTGCTCTTTGTACGTGTAACATAATCCTGCGACTAGACAGAAGGAGGTTCCGATACAATAGGCTGGTTGCCGGGCACCCAGGCGGCTCTAATAAGGCGTTGTCATGTCGTGTTAATGAGCGCTGAAGCCTCTGCTAATCTCATTAGCCGTGGTGGGGCGAGGTAGCCCCTGATTTAACAGTTGTCACTACACCTTGACTGTGAGAGGCATGCCCCCTGCGTGCGCCCCGCTGACTGACAGGTCTGTGGAGAGAGCAGTGTCTGGGGACCAGGGtggtcttctgtctgtctgtctgtctgtctgctgtgtgtgtggtgtggtgttggtGGAGAGTCTGTCAACAAATAGAGAGAGGATTGATGGAGGACAATTAGGAAATAGGCCCTCATGCAGACAGTACTTCATTCCATGGCTAATTGTACATCACCAAATTATAAATTGGTGCAGGCCATCCGTGAATACTTTTTTGAACAAtcaaacaaaatgtgtaatacaGAATCCTATTAAATTGTTATGGAATTGCCCAATGTATACATTGTGACTAACAGTGTTGTATTTCCTGCCTGTGCTGTAGGTGATGATGAGCAGAGTGACTGGTTCTTTGAGGGGGAGTGTGGAGAAGGGGGATGGGCGTTCCCAGCCTGCTGCCCAGCTGGGACCCAGACACACCTCCTGTCCTAGAGGTACCAGACTCAGCTCCACCCTACTTCCTACAGCCTGCACAGCCCACTCAGAGATGTAATGGTCTTGCTTTTGATAACTAATACAAAATACTATGCACTTCCACTGTAAATGTATCTCTCCAGGCTCTCCTGTTCTGATTGGTGGAACCGTCTGCCCGCTGCATCAGGAAAGGCCGGAGGAAGCTGCCCAGCAAGGTGATGGCAGAGTGGCACACTATCGACACAATCCTTTCCCACATGATTGGCTACCAGGCTTTCAATGCTGGTATCTAACAAGTTATGTTATACATacactgtgtgtacaaaacatctttccatgacatatgctgaccaggtgaaagctatgatcccttactgatgtcataTGTTAAATCAACTTtaatcagtgtatatgaaggtgaggagacaggttaaagaaggatttttaagcgttggattgtgtatgtgtgccattcagagggtgaatgggcaagaaaaaagATTGAAGTatctttgaacggggtacggtagtaggtgccaggcgcaccggtttgagtgtgtcaagaactgcaacgctgctgtgtatcaagaatggtccaccacccaaaggacatcaagccaacttgacacaactgtgggaagcattggagtcaacatgccccagcatccctttggaacgctttcaacaccttgtagaggctgttctgagtgcaaaagcgggtgcagctcaatattaggaaggtgttcctaatgttttgtacactccgtgtatgTTATACAAAAAAAATTGTGTGTTGCAGGAGAGAATTAAGTATTTCTCTCAGGACCTCTACCACTGGCTGCCCTCCATTGGAAAACGAGACCGGAGCCAGGTATATTTGTGTTGACTATTGAAGACATTTCGGCTATCTAGCCCTATTTTGGTAGGTCTGGATGAACACCTTCTAAATGTGTTCCAGTTCAGCCCTCTGTGACCGTTACCTGTTTATCCCATTGACATGGtgccagtgtcacgccctgaccatagagagcatttttattctctattttggttaggtcggggtgtgactagggtgggtaatctaggttgtttatttctatgttggcctggtatggttcccaatcagaggcagctgtttgtcgttgtctctgattggggatcatatttaggcagccatttccccactgtgttttgtgggatcttgtttatatgtagttgcctgtgagcacttctTTGacatcacgtttcgtttgttctttattgttttgtgcgtttctcttcaataaatatgtggaacccatatcactctgcgctttggtccgaatgTTCTTACGAGGTTCGTGACAGCCAGACAGCTCCCATCGGAGATGCTTCTCTTCCATCTGCAAAACCAGTTAGGAGCACCACACAGCACTCATTATTGGCGGCATGGTTAGACTCCGCCTCTCCTGGGCCAATTGGAGCCATTGAGCCCATTCCCTTCTGAAGCTCAATATATTGACAGACATGGTTAACTCTCCTAAATGAACCAGTCACTAAACACAGGTCGTGTTATAACCAATGCATACTACATAAAAGTTTGTACCTCAGAGACGTGTGTTCAATGTCTGTGAGGTTTAGAACATTGACCAACTCCTCAGAGACAGGATCTCAAAGCGAGACCTTGTGACCTCCAGACTTGGGTGTTCATGTAGATGACATCACATCAAACAGCGTAAAGTTGTGCGTTCTGCTTTGTTGCTGTTGGTGTGGGCTCTCCTGGTCTTTAGTGTATGAGAGGGAATGGTCCCACAGAGAAGGTCATGTTAGGATGAGGACATGGGTAAGGCTGTAGAAACGCTTATCTGACTTTTGTGATATTAGCCACGTCCCCATCACAGCCTCCTGTGAAAGACTAGCTAGCACAGTCAGGTATATGGGGCAAGCTTGACCTGTGCTTTATACTACAGACAACTCTGCAGTGGGATATACGACTCCAATGAATAATAACTGCTGTATTTTTCAAGGTTGTCTTTCTCAAACATAGAATATATTCATGTAGAATCTTTGAATTCAAGTGTTTCTGAAaatgcaaaaaatataaataaatgcaGAAGTTTTTCTAAAGAGTTTTTCTCAAAGCCTCCAAGTCAGTTCCTGTACGGTTGGATCTGCATGGGGATTGTTGAGGAGCTGAACAGCCCTCAGCCTGGGACTCTTCCTTGCATTGTTTCCAGTTCCACAGTGCCTATTTACAGAGCATTTTTAATTCTGTTtcaagccctctctctctctctctctctctctcctgggctATTTCAGAAAGCCCTCCACCATTCCTTGATGAGGGGCAAAAACACGACTGCTATGAAAAGGCTAAACTTCTTAGAGCTTTCTTTTCTTAACTGGCCCTTTCTTCTCCACCTGAAAGGTTCCTTCAGATTCCAGTTTGAGGCATTGTGAATACTAATTTCTATCTATTAAAAAGCCCTCATATCCCTGGCATGCTCTCATTTAAATGCAGTCTCAGGGGAACCCTCTTAATTCCTTTATAGAGGGATTGAAGACCCTTCACTTCAAAAAGTATAAATCATACTCCCAAatgaacgagggagagagggggattgaCGAGTGGAGCTTCTGATGTGTCCCGTCGGATGGCACAAGCCTGAATCCATCTCCCCAAGCTGCTCAAATCCATCCTCCAGTGAGATGGCGTCTCTGTCCTACTGCTCTCCGGCCCCCAAACTGTCCAGACTTACCCCCTCTCCGCACCCCTAACCAAGTCACCCAACACATACATTACACACGCTTACCAATGCAgatgcacgcaggcacacacacattcacttacATAAACGTCATCAATATTCTTATATAGTGCATCAGCATTGGTACTAAAAGGGTGGAGATATATAGTGCTGTGTCTCTCCAGCAGAGAGCATCGATACTCAGTGTCAGTAACTGTATTATATAACACCTTGCTCATTGCAAATTTTATACTTACCTGAATTGCCTTCAGTATGTTTATTTTGATTTTTGAATGATCCATTTTTATCAATGAGCTCTCATGTGTCTATACATTTTCTTTGTTTCAAAATACCCTTGAAAGAAAAGTGTTTTGGTCTGTAAGGAAAGTATAAACATTAATCTTGTACCTTGCAGAGGTTGAAATGATACTGGATTAATAAAACCTGTCATCTCTTGTTTTGGGAGAGTTGATGGCAACAATCAGGGATTTGATATGAAGTGCTAAAAGGCTCTATGTGGTTCCGTGTTATTTGTCCTTGTACTGTGTGGTCGTGTGAATGGGCACTATGCACAGTGGAATTTAGCTCTAAGATTCTGGGATGTTGGCCATGTTAAAATGCATAACTGCCTCCCACCTGTGCCGGCCACACTCAGGTTATATATATT encodes the following:
- the LOC139553592 gene encoding G patch domain-containing protein 2-like; protein product: MDELVHDLVSALEQTSEQTSEQTSEQTSEQTSEQTSEQTSEQTSEQTSEQTSEQTSEQTSEQTKLQASQPFCSSAGRSCDVGDGNTAVTPPSTPWSMAAASVRLRPSKPSSTHGLSRTPSQRTPRNGHFRRRWMVKRMTSDLTVSLQQKLTVSGVDSEWGGNHRSSKKKCLSRLKKGLEAGWEWKGTGRLMQWVSG